The following proteins are encoded in a genomic region of Cryptomeria japonica chromosome 11, Sugi_1.0, whole genome shotgun sequence:
- the LOC131068557 gene encoding MFS-type transporter clz9-like encodes MATVDQPSPPSTTRKVTMQHKLWSATDMEGALRDVEDNYMSIRGASRKWGIPIATLSKWLGGLTTTSKKGPPTILTYQEEEQIVQWCQEMASCGHGLEIINLKAVVSQICEGRQTSFKDGMPCNSWRSGFKARRRELSLWTVVGLNKDRALCLRPTVVSSFYETLSKAYAANPYGPAHIWNYDETRVMASKNGAMRVLARKGSRNISYILLKSHDWITILCYVNASGQSIPGFYLFKGKRRIQNYIGKCEPGARMATKQHVWMTKELFTSCLHHFKHSVPRDVSPMNRCLLIFDGHDSHVALSTIQEARMLGIDLLTLPTHTSHKLQSLDVSVFSPFKTYFKSERVAWIERFPNLEIRRVELAELSSKSLAKALTISNITTGFKRTGIWPLNYDALTQDM; translated from the coding sequence ATGGCCACGGTGGACCAACCTAGTCCACCTTCAACTACAAGAAAAGTAACAATGCAACATAAGTTGTGGTCAGCAACTGATATGGAAGGTGCACTCCGAGATGTTGAGGACAATTACATGTCCATACGGGGTGCATCAAGGAAGTGGGGCATCCCAATTGCAACGCTGTCAAAATGGTTGGGTGGTCTGACCACCACGTCCAAGAAAGGTCCGCCAACCATCCTCACGTATCAAGAAGAAGAGCAAATTGTGCAGTGGTGCCAAGAGATGGCTAGCTGTGGTCATGGCCTTGAAATCATAAACTTGAAGGCAGTTGTCTCTCAGATTTGTGAGGGTAGACAAACCTCTTTCAAGGATGGCATGCCTTGCAACTCATGGAGGTCTGGATTCAAGGCTAGACGTCGTGAACTTAGCTTGTGGACGGTCGTAGGCCTCAACAAAGACCGAGCATTGTGTCTTAGACCAACAGTTGTTTCTTCTTTTTACGAGACATTGTCAAAAGCATATGCTGCTAATCCATATGGTCCTGCCCACATTTGGAACTATGATGAAACGAGAGTTATGGCCAGCAAAAATGGGGCAATGAGGGTGCTTGCGAGGAAAGGAAGTCGAAACATTTCCTATATACTTCTGAAGAGCCATGATTGGATCACAATTCTTTGCTATGTTAATGCTTCCGGACAAAGCATTCCAGGGTTCTACCTATTCAAAGGCAAGAGGCGGATACAAAATTACATAGGTAAATGCGAACCTGGTGCTCGCATGGCAACGAAACAACATGTGTGGATGACCAAGGAACTATTCACGAGTTGCTTGCACCACTTCAAGCACTCTGTCCCTAGGGATGTATCACCAATGAACAGGTGCTTGTTGATATTCGATGGCCATGACAGCCATGTTGCATTGTCAACCATCCAAGAGGCAAGGATGTTGGGCATAGACTTGTTGACATTGCCAACTCACACATCTCACAAATTGCAGTCACTCGATGTGAGTGTATTCTCTCCATTCAAAACATACTTCAAATCGGAAAGAGTTGCATGGATAGAAAGGTTCCCCAATCTAGAAATCAGGAGGGTTGAACTGGCAGAATTGAGCAGCAAGTCTTTGGCCAAGGCATTGACTATTTCAAACATTACCACAGGATTCAAAAGGACAGGGATATGGCCCCTCAATTATGATGCCCTCACCCAAGACATGTAG